One Vairimorpha necatrix chromosome 7, complete sequence DNA segment encodes these proteins:
- a CDS encoding V-type proton atpase subunit B (VATB), which yields MSTNLLSNWNVDPKLTYRKVVGVNGPLVILDNIDYLKYAEIVNLTLADGSLKQGQVLEVQGKRAVVQVFEGTAGIDVKKTHVTFTGQTLKMPVSEDMLGRVFNGSGTPIDGGCPILPSDYLDIQGQPLNPTNRIYPEEMIQTGISSIDVMNSIARGQKIPIFSGSGLPHNEVAAQICKQAGLVKKKDVKDMSDDNFAIVFAAMGVNMETAKFFKNSFEETGSSERTTLFLNLANDPTIERIITPRLALTAAEYLAYEAEKHVLVIMTDMSSYADSLREVSAAREEVPGRRGYPGYMYTDLSTIYERAGRIEGRNGSITQIPILTMPNDDITHPIPDLTGYITEGQIYIDRQLHNRQIYPPINVLPSLSRLMKSAIGENMTRKDHSDVSNQLYAKYAIGKDAQSMKTVVGEESLSYEDKLSIEFKEAFDKKFVSQGYDECRTIDQSLDLAWDLLKIFPREMLNRIPSNILDEFHSIPPAKIEINEE from the coding sequence ATGAGTACGAatttattatcaaattgGAATGTTGATCCCAAACTCACTTATAGGAAAGTAGTGGGCGTAAATGGGCCTCTTGTCATTTTAGACAACATTGATTACTTGAAATATGCAGAGATTGTGAACTTGACCTTGGCCGACGGGTCTCTAAAACAAGGACAAGTTTTAGAAGTCCAAGGGAAAAGGGCAGTGGTACAAGTTTTTGAAGGGACGGCGGGAATAGACGTGAAAAAGACTCATGTCACTTTTACAGGGCAAACTCTTAAGATGCCAGTGAGTGAAGACATGCTAGGGAGAGTTTTCAATGGCAGTGGCACGCCCATAGACGGAGGCTGCCCCATTTTGCCAAGTGATTATTTGGACATCCAAGGCCAGCCTTTGAATCCCACAAATCGAATTTATCCCGAAGAAATGATTCAAACAGGAATTTCTTCTATTGATGTCATGAATTCCATCGCCAGAGGCCAGAAGATCCCGATTTTTAGTGGGTCGGGACTTCCTCATAACGAAGTTGCTGCACAAATTTGTAAACAAGCTGGACTAGTCAAAAAGAAAGACGTCAAAGACATGAGTGACGACAATTTCGCGATTGTGTTTGCTGCTATGGGCGTGAACATGGAAACTgctaaatttttcaagaaCAGTTTTGAAGAAACAGGAAGTTCTGAAAGGACgactttatttttgaatctCGCCAATGATCCGACGATAGAGCGAATTATAACACCAAGATTAGCTCTCACTGCTGCTGAATATTTAGCCTACGAAGCAGAGAAACACGTCTTGGTAATTATGACAGACATGAGTTCATACGCCGATTCATTGAGAGAAGTAAGCGCAGCCAGAGAAGAAGTACCAGGAAGAAGAGGATATCCTGGATACATGTACACAGATTTAAGTACAATTTACGAGAGAGCGGGGCGTATAGAAGGAAGAAATGGGTCAATAACACAAATACCAATATTGACAATGCCAAATGACGACATAACTCACCCAATCCCCGATCTCACTGGGTACATCACAGAAGGCCAAATTTATATCGACAGGCAATTACATAACAGGCAAATTTATCCGCCAATAAATGTACTGCCTTCATTGTCAAGATTAATGAAAAGTGCCATAGGAGAAAATATGACCAGAAAAGATCATTCTGATGTTTCAAATCAACTGTACGCAAAATACGCCATAGGAAAAGATGCACAGAGCATGAAAACTGTAGTGGGTGAAGAGTCTCTCTCTTATGAAGACAAATTGTCaattgaatttaaagaagcatttgataaaaaatttgtgtCTCAAGGATACGACGAATGCAGAACAATTGACCAATCACTGGATTTGGCTTGGGATTTGTTGAAAATTTTCCCAAGAGAAATGTTAAATAGAATACCGTCAAATATTCTAGATGAATTTCATTCTATTCCACCTGCTAAAATCGAAATAAATGAagagtaa
- a CDS encoding transcription initiation factor TFIID subunit 1 (TAF1) yields the protein MDQDKNIIKEKSHLPKSFLDLLVTEKPFTYKFRKFKPRKIRNEILTYETDDQTKFRNSTAYARAPNSVLQNICGSAKNIGLKSFLKRKQVEKDMETQYEQIIEKNKIEEEKYPFDIIDWEKDIIYDTDNIQEDELPSMNFSLDTSKNVNNRENFLPSVTEFVDTIFEEKWEKNIIFDEDVQVKHKMYQTMYLEDPNLIFDKIDDKRNNKNKKRQKEYFSGDKPIKNKYNISNDKYYNQESKLKSNLGSFGVQHSVPALKLEPRFYKTNHTKDELRNFHRPPLVFPKGLLRFHDIIHKESSGSNIIKKNSELTLKDDAEFVLFEYSEEFPPFIVNSGMVSLINTYYRKTSTRDDYEADIPNLNVLDPDDPSPFFNFGDIKQGTTMKSLTNNLFTAPIFSHQNSDFLCILEKDEDSARLYARPINNIFCVGQEFPIDEIYAPHSRKLNIFCKNRLKVAAYRLFSSKDRTSKEFKISQLDQLFPYFSEGSKRKWLKEYADCIKRGKENVWILKPSSNILNEEDLRKLITPENICQYESMLASERRLIDSGYKCVTDSQDEEDDSMFIIPWQLTKNFINATNGKGLLELVGPADPTGIGEGFSFRKVKLIKGNETENRKIISEHQAKYKSEINKIWTKQISSLSSSREIEFDPKFEQSEDKKKEAQVPQSENTGLLIIRRTIVDEFGEREEIERITDSKVIKLYLKSRKNVNLEDKKSLLKCGNCGQAGHMKTNKTCPNFLQNKKPTKKKIETERRKARMIFQNLMLNLLNKFFSLPYSLAFHKPVSSKRFPDYHSVIENPIDLTTIKTKVRHNKYTLFSEFFDDLELMKNNCVKYNGVEHSLTKIAQNMCDMTKEVEEANKEKIQEAENIFIEYDFEDNEN from the coding sequence ATGGACCaggataaaaatattataaaagaaaaaagtcATCTACCAAAGAGTTTTCTAGATCTTTTAGTAACTGAAAAGCCTTTTACttacaaatttagaaaatttaaaccaagaaaaataagaaatgaAATTCTGACTTATGAAACAGACGACCAAACAAAATTCAGGAATAGTACGGCGTACGCCCGTGCTCCAAACTCTGTTCTACAAAACATTTGCGGATCTGCTAAAAATATCGGacttaaaagttttttaaaaagaaaacaagtAGAAAAAGACATGGAAACGCAGTACGAACagataatagaaaaaaacaagatagaagaagaaaaatatcCCTTTGATATCATTGATTGGGAGAAAGACATTATTTATGACACAGATAATATTCAAGAAGACGAATTGCCTTCTATGAATTTTTCACTAGACACGTCGAAAAATGTAAACAAcagagaaaattttttaccatcGGTGACAGAATTCGTAGACAcgatttttgaagaaaaatgggaaaaaaatattatttttgatgaAGATGTACAagtaaaacataaaatgtACCAGACGATGTATTTAGAAGATccaaatttgatttttgatAAGATCGAcgataaaagaaataataaaaacaagaagagacaaaaagaatatttttcagGAGATAaaccaataaaaaataaatataatatttctaatgataaatattacaaCCAAGAgagtaaattaaaaagcaATTTGGGCTCATTTGGAGTGCAGCATAGTGTGCCTGCTTTGAAACTAGAGCctagattttataaaacgaATCATACGAAAGATGAACTTAGAAATTTCCACAGGCCTCCACTTGTCTTTCCTAAAGGACTGCTTAGATTTCATGATATAATTCATAAAGAATCTTCTGGttcaaatataataaaaaagaacagCGAATTAACACTTAAAGACGACGCGGAATTTGTACTTTTTGAATATTCTGAAGAATTTCCGCCTTTTATTGTCAATTCGGGAATGGTAAGTTTGATCAACACGTATTACAGAAAAACAAGCACCAGGGACGATTATGAGGCGGACATTCCAAATTTGAATGTATTGGATCCCGACGATCCTTCGccttttttcaattttggAGACATTAAACAAGGCACTACAATGAAAAGTCTAACGAATAATCTTTTCACTGCTCCAATTTTTAGTCATCAAAATAGCGACTTCTTGTGcattttagaaaaagacGAAGATTCTGCCCGTTTGTACGCTCGCCCAATAAACAACATTTTTTGTGTAGGACAAGAATTCCCAATAGACGAAATTTACGCGCCACATTCTCGTAAATTGAACATTTTCTGTAAAAATCGCCTTAAAGTCGCGGCTTACAGgttattttcttcaaaagACAGGACTtctaaagaatttaaaatttcgcAATTAGACCAATTATTTCCATATTTCAGCGAAGGCAGTAAACGAAAATGGTTAAAAGAATACGCTGATTGTATAAAAAGAGGCAAAGAGAATGTCTGGATCTTAAAACCTtcttctaatattttaaatgaagAAGATCTTCGAAAATTAATCACACctgaaaatatttgtcaATATGAAAGCATGTTGGCTTCTGAAAGAAGACTAATTGATTCTGGTTACAAATGTGTAACTGACAGTCAAGACGAAGAAGACGACTCAATGTTTATTATTCCTTGGCAActtactaaaaattttataaatgctACTAATGGCAAAGGACTTTTGGAATTAGTCGGGCCGGCAGATCCCACAGGAATAGGAGAAGGATTTAGTTTTAGAAAAgtcaaattaataaaaggaAATGAAACCGAAAATCGAAAAATTATCAGTGAGCATCAggcaaaatataaatcagaaattaataaaatctgGACTAAACAAATATCGTCATTATCAAGTTCTAGAGAAATAGAATTTGACCCGAAATTTGAACAAAGTGAAGATAAGAAAAAAGAGGCACAAGTTCCGCAGAGCGAAAACACAGGATTACTAATAATTAGAAGAACAATTGTAGATGAATTTGGAGAAAgagaagaaattgaaagAATTACTGATTCGaaagttataaaattatatttaaaatctagaaaaaatgtaaatttagaagataaaaaatctttattgAAATGTGGAAACTGCGGCCAAGCTGGCCACATGAAAACCAACAAAACTTGTCCCAATTtcttacaaaataaaaaaccaacaaaaaagaaaattgaaACTGAAAGAAGAAAAGCGAGAATGATTTTCCAAAATTTGATGTTAAATTTACTTAACAAGTTTTTTAGCCTGCCTTATTCTTTGGCCTTTCATAAGCCCGTTTCTAGTAAAAGATTTCCTGATTATCACAGTGTTATTGAAAATCCAATAGATTTGACGACTATTAAAACTAAAGTGAGACACAACAAATACACGCTTTTTAGTGAATTTTTTGATGATTTGGAacttatgaaaaataattgtgtaaaatataatggGGTAGAACATAGTTTGACAAAGATCGCGCAGAATATGTGCGATATGACGAAAGAAGTAGAAGAAGCCAATAAAGAGAAAATTCAAGAGGCagaaaacatttttatagaatatgattttgaagataatgaaaattaa
- a CDS encoding leucine-rich repeat-containing protein, translating into MRRISEKRKEIPEIVQNIKKIRENEILNLNTDILFTLRNYDKRIFFYSESNLFRTCKKFLKTKLEYSERIPFDLKIDFYKNLEILSLKNTNNVDLGYFNNKKLKTIELNKIENIKISTDIFVSQLRIINCIIEIDTFLKILKLENLKSLTLKNVKIYKKNEKFFKPEINTFCNSESTENENNNEKFIETHIFYDEIVNKKIFKSLQNSNLKKLVLLDTNIFFETVKKSEIFKELNFFKFNDRNQYMYFSFSYTIYSYLKTNLEEICIKNIEHLILTSSKVLYQEHDFTNIKQLDVSNINITSELVDIFRTKFIKTEKFTFYGCVFLGVSFTKFISAFREKISYLNLIDSELPMDSLSELRNSLKKCKVIFRDRKNLIL; encoded by the coding sequence ATGAGAAGAATAtcagaaaaaagaaaagaaattcCAGAAATAgtacaaaatattaagaaaattcgagaaaatgaaatattaaatctaaataCAGATATCCTCTTTACACTAAGAAATTATgataaaagaatatttttttattcagagtcaaatttatttagaacTTGTAAGAAATtcttaaaaacaaaactaGAATATTCTGAAAGAATCCcttttgatttaaaaatagatttttataaaaatttagaaattttatctttaaaaaatacaaataatgTAGATTTAGGatattttaacaataaaaaattaaaaactatagaacttaataaaatagaaaacataaaaatatctacagatatttttgtaagtcaattaagaattataaattgtatTATAGAAATCGAtacatttctaaaaattttgaaacttgaaaatttaaaaagtttaactcttaaaaatgtaaaaatttataaaaaaaatgaaaaattttttaaaccaGAAATAAACACATTTTGTAATTCGGAAAGTACAGAAAATGAAAACAATAATGAAAAGTTTATAGAAacacatattttttacgaTGAAATcgtgaataaaaaaatatttaaaagtttaCAAAAtagtaatttaaaaaaacttgtATTATTAGATAcgaatatattttttgaaactgtaaaaaaatcagaaatattcaaagaattgaatttttttaaatttaatgatAGAAATCAGTACatgtatttttcattttcttatacaatttattcatatttaaaaacaaatttagaagaaatttgtataaaaaatatagaacatttaattttaacaaGTAGTAAAGTTTTGTACCAGGAACatgattttacaaatataaaacaattagatgtttctaatataaatattacaagTGAACTTGTTGACATTTTTAGAActaaattcataaaaacagaaaaatttactttttatgGGTGTGTGTTTTTGGGAGtaagttttacaaaatttataagtgCTTTTCGAGAGAAAATAAGTTATTTGAACCTGATTGATTCAGAATTGCCAATGGATTCCTTAAGTGAATTACGAAATTCTTTAAAGAAATGCAAAGTGATTTTTAGAGAtcgaaaaaatttgatcttATGA
- a CDS encoding protein MAK16 — translation MLDNSIWKNIGGKKFCSFKKKTETEFLCKNKNNLTGLCNEFSCPLANTKYATIRAIDEELYLFLKEPERINTPNEQYEKIKLSKNYEEALKQIDEELEHWDKQIIHKCKQKHTKLTEYLERLEYFKEHGRTEYMKKVKRKVTRAEKLAALSKLDNLDFEKQIGEELLLRLESGVYGEAVKDRYHKVNEQFIEEKKNAKKKKKYVAHYENEEDLQETGEIEASKEEESKEKKKKKTKKEKMTW, via the coding sequence ATGCTTGATAATTCAATATGGAAAAATATAGGAGGAAAAAAATTCTgttcatttaaaaagaaaactgAGACTGAATTTCtctgtaaaaataaaaataatttaacaGGACTTTGTAATGAATTTTCATGTCCACTGGCCAATACTAAATATGCTACTATTAGAGCAATAGACGAAGAactttatctttttttaaaagagcCTGAGCGTATAAACACGCCCAACGAacaatatgaaaaaattaaactaagtaaaaattatgaagaagctttaaaacaaatagaTGAAGAACTAGAACACTGGgataaacaaataattcACAAATGTAAACAAAAACATACGAAATTGACGGAATATTTAGAAAGATTAGAGTATTTTAAAGAACATGGAAGAACTGAGTATATGAAAAAAGTTAAACGGAAAGTTACAAGAGCAGAAAAATTGGCAGCTTTGTCGAAATTGGATAATCTTGATTTTGAGAAGCAAATAGGTGAGGAATTATTATTGAGACTGGAAAGCGGAGTGTATGGCGAAGCAGTAAAAGATAGATATCATAAAGTAAATGAACAATttattgaagaaaaaaagaatgcgaaaaagaagaagaaatatgTAGCGCATTATGAAAATGAAGAAGATTTACAAGAGACTGGCGAAATTGAAGCTTCTAAGGAAGAAGAGtctaaagaaaagaaaaagaaaaaaacaaaaaaagaaaaaatgacATGGtga
- a CDS encoding LUC7-like protein 3 (LUC7L3) encodes MTDRARKLLDNLLGSNRDSIIRDEINNHCIFQIAGGCPYEMLKNTKLSIGSCKYKNHEVIQSVNKVLYEQELIKVLSDLFANINKKFTTPVKIKDNEINEIEESLDMKIMEIEQNITEENILEMYKIFEELENEIYSLEKLKEKFFVKNKKEEMDKCEVCGLNIIKNFSSKKFISHIEGRAHNNIKKLRDLYNKLKNKSIY; translated from the coding sequence ATGACAGATCGAGCtagaaaattattagataatttattgGGATCAAATAGAGACAGTATAATTAGAGATGAGATTAATAATcattgtatttttcaaatagcAGGAGGTTGTCCTTAtgaaatgttaaaaaatacaaaattgtCTATTGGTTcttgtaaatataaaaatcatgaaGTTATTCAGTCAGTcaataaagttttatatgAACAAGAACTTATTAAAGTCTTGTCAGATTTATTtgcaaatataaataaaaaatttacaactccagtaaaaattaaagataatGAGATTAACGAAATAGAAGAAAGTTTAGATATGAAAATCATGGAGATTgaacaaaatataacagAAGAGAACATTCTAgaaatgtataaaatttttgaagagttagaaaatgaaatttacagtttagaaaaattaaaagaaaaattttttgtaaaaaataaaaaagaagaaatggACAAATGTGAAGTGTGTGGAttgaatattattaaaaattttagtagtaaaaagtttattagCCATATTGAAGGACGAGCGcacaataatataaaaaaacttagagatttgtataataaactaaaaaataaatcaatttattaa
- a CDS encoding rRNA 2'-O-methyltransferase fibrillarin (FBRL) has translation MSSKFSNKKRFNDKKSETRGRQINKKRGTVKSKLNNQVVIQQHKKHDDIYVCRGKDDMLLTKNMVPGVSVYNEKRISVSLDDNTKIEYRVWNAYRSKLAAGIICGLENVHIKKGSKVLYLGASSGTTVSHVSDIVGETGIVYAVEFSQRSGRDLVNLAMKRTNIVPIIEDARHPYKYRMMVNTVDTVFADVSQPDQSRILCINCEYFLKDNGAVVMSIKANCINSALPAETVFADEVNILRKNEIKPKEQVSLEPFEKDHAIIVGIYKQTKKNK, from the coding sequence ATGTCaagtaaattttcaaataaaaaacggTTTAACGACAAAAAAAGTGAAACAAGAGGAAgacaaataaacaaaaagagAGGAACagtaaaatcaaaattaaacaaCCAAGTTGTTATTCaacaacataaaaaacatgaCGACATTTATGTATGCAGAGGCAAAGACGACATGTTATTGACTAAAAATATGGTACCAGGGGTGTCTGTCTACAACGAAAAGAGAATTTCTGTTTCTCTTGACGACAATACTAAAATTGAGTACAGAGTTTGGAATGCTTACAGAAGTAAACTGGCCGCCGGGATAATTTGTGGATTGGAAAATGTGcacataaaaaaaggatcgaaagttttatatttaggAGCAAGTTCTGGTACTACCGTGTCTCATGTGTCTGATATCGTAGGTGAGACAGGCATTGTTTATGCAGTTGAATTTAGTCAGAGATCTGGACGAGATCTTGTAAATTTGGCAATGAAGCGTACGAATATTGTGCCAATAATAGAAGATGCTAGACATCcttataaatatagaatGATGGTCAATACAGTAGATACTGTTTTTGCAGATGTTTCACAACCAGATCAATCTAgaattttatgtattaattgcgaatattttttaaaagacaATGGTGCAGTGGTCATGTCAATTAAAGCTAATTGCATCAATTCAGCACTTCCGGCCGAGACAGTTTTCGCTGACGAAGTTAATATTCTAAGAAAAAACGAAATAAAACCAAAAGAACAAGTTTCACTAGAGCCATTTGAAAAGGATCATGCAATCATTGTAGGAATCTATAAACAAAccaaaaagaataaataa
- a CDS encoding GOT1-like family protein → MNLKETGVVVILIGMFIFASGFILLMDKALMICGNILVSLGIIILSRSHLFNMLHMDKIQGVVMFIIGFFFILKGLTLLGFILEVFGLIVLLRQSIPSFRTILRGLIFGRVINKFK, encoded by the coding sequence ATGAATCTTAAGGAAACAGGGGTCGTCGTCATTTTAATAGGAATGTTCATTTTCGCTAGTGGCTTCATCTTACTCATGGACAAGGCTCTTATGATCTGCGGAAACATTCTTGTTTCTCTCGGTATAATTATACTTTCCAGATCTCATTTGTTTAACATGCTTCACATGGACAAAATACAGGGGGTTGTAATGTTTATTATTggttttttctttatattgaAAGGACTTACTTTATTAggatttattttagaagTATTTGGCctaattgttttattaagaCAAAGCATTCCTTCATTCAGGACAATTTTAAGAGGTCTAATTTTTGGGCGtgttattaataaatttaaataa
- a CDS encoding glycerol-3-phosphate dehydrogenase (GPDM), with product MGYKIIFTIIAIIFGSYITYKKYKIKKLKRLAKEFLGTHDYKWKPKTRYKILDDFRNTHFDILIIGGGATGMGCAIEGISRGLKVGLIEANDFGSGTSSKSTKLLHGGIRYLEKAVNNLDKSQFNLVTEALRERKIVMEMCPFLCRSVDLIFPVYKKILVLYYYLGLTLYDWISGTKSLGRSRFLNVKDTIDKFPNIRKNNLVGSVLYVDGQFYDSKFNVLLAVTSAYYGGSILNHVKLTKLIKENDKIIGAECYDKISETVFNVKCKVLVNTAGPFIDEIRKKSKSECNTLIQPSYGTHILVPAIFSPKNMGFVDPNTSDGRIAFFMNYKGKTLIGATDVKCQVEEHIKPSKEDLHFLIHEANYFTDNDLKLSKKDVLSVWTGIRPLICDPTKKDTENIVRNHVIHIENDNMVTVSGGKWTIFRLMGEQAIVRIVNNFNLNVKRPSISEFFTVLGAQGYTKATEYDLALKLSLPEDIAKHLATSYGTKGYLMSEYYTGTYTRLTDGYPYTKEEIIYCIEQEFAYKVSDVLFNRFMISYLDVRRAYNLIRPVADVMKDYFVWNQEKYEEQIRECKEMMETVGFSLLKE from the coding sequence ATGggttataaaattatattcacTATAATAGCAATCATCTTTGGAAGTTATATTACTtacaaaaagtataaaataaaaaaactaaaaagaTTAGCTAAGGAATTCTTAGGCACACACGATTACAAATGGAAACCAAAAACTCgctataaaatattagacGACTTCAGAAACACACATTTTGATATTCTAATCATAGGAGGTGGAGCCACGGGAATGGGTTGTGCTATTGAAGGAATTTCTAGAGGACTAAAAGTGGGCCTAATAGAAGCCAATGATTTCGGATCAGGGACCAGTTCTAAATCTACTAAACTTTTACATGGTGGAATACGGTACCTTGAAAAAGCTGTTAATAATTTGGACAAATCACAATTTAATTTGGTCACTGAAGCTCTCAGAGAACGGAAAATCGTCATGGAAATGTGTCCATTTCTATGTCGATCTGTTGATCTAATTTTTCCagtatacaaaaaaattttagtattGTATTATTACTTAGGTTTAACTTTATATGATTGGATCTCTGGGACTAAATCATTAGGCAGGAGTCGctttttaaatgtaaaagaTACTATAGATAAATTCCCCAATATCCGAAAGAATAATCTTGTAGGTTCTGTTTTATATGTTGACGGTCAATTTTAtgattcaaaatttaacgTTTTATTGGCAGTTACGTCCGCGTATTACGGAGGTAGCATTTTAAATCATGTGAAATTAactaaattaataaaagagaatgataaaattatagGAGCAGAGTgttatgataaaataagTGAAACggtttttaatgtaaaatGTAAAGTATTAGTAAATACAGCAGGTCCATTTATTGACGAAATCAGAAAAAAATCGAAAAGCGAATGTAATACTTTAATACAGCCAAGTTACGGTACACACATTTTAGTACCTGCAATATTTTCGCCGAAAAATATGGGATTTGTAGATCCAAACACTAGTGACGGACGaattgcattttttatgaattacAAAGGCAAGACATTGATAGGCGCAACTGATGTTAAGTGTCAAGTAGAAGAGCATATAAAACCATCAAAAGAAGATCTGCACTTTTTGATTCATGAAGCCAATTATTTTACAGATAACGATTTAAAATTGTCTAAGAAAGATGTTTTGTCTGTTTGGACTGGAATTCGACCATTAATTTGTGATCCTactaaaaaagatacaGAAAATATTGTTAGAAATCATGTAATTCATATTGAAAATGACAATATGGTGACTGTTTCGGGTGGAAAATGGACAATTTTTCGTCTAATGGGCGAACAAGCTATTGTCAGGATTGTcaataatttcaatttgAATGTTAAAAGGCCTAGTATTAGTGAATTTTTCACTGTATTGGGAGCTCAAGGTTATACAAAAGCCACAGAATACGATTTGGCTTTAAAACTGAGTCTTCCTGAAGATATCGCGAAACATTTGGCGACTTCTTACGGCACTAAAGGCTATTTAATGTCAGAATATTATACCGGAACTTACACGAGATTAACTGACGGGTATCCTTATactaaagaagaaataatcTATTGCATTGAACAAGAATTTGCCTATAAAGTTAGCGATGTTCTTTTTAACAGGTTTATGATCAGCTATTTAGACGTGAGAAGagcatataatttaatacgTCCCGTGGCGGATGTAATGAAAGATTATTTCGTATGGaatcaagaaaaatatgaagagCAAATACGAGAATGTAAGGAAATGATGGAGACAGTAGGCTTTAGTTTActaaaagaataa
- a CDS encoding adenylate kinase isoenzyme 6-like protein: MKILITGTPGAGKSTLSNEISHLYNIPHIDISKYIKENKLYDSKDHKLDTLIFDKDNVRNHLLEYLQDKESFIIDTHSPLLVDFIKFDFTFLVKVSTEVLYTRLRQRGYSKMKIKENINCEIFEVIEDYLSEMDFPFYLVGEEEGFLTKDDVISQIGKCKLYK, from the coding sequence ATGAAGATTTTAATAACTGGAACTCCAGGAGCCGGTAAATCTACTCTATCTAATGAAATATCACATCTTTACAACATTCCACACATAGATATTAGTAAATATATCAAGGAGAATAAATTATACGATAGTAAAGATCATAAATTAGATACACTGATTTTTGATAAAGATAATGTAAGAAATCATCTTCTTGAATATTTACAAGACAAAGAAAGCTTTATAATTGACACTCATTCTCCTCTACTTGtggattttataaaattcgACTTTACTTTTTTGGTAAAAGTTTCTACTGAAGTTTTGTACACAAGGCTGAGGCAACGAGGATACagtaaaatgaaaattaaagaaaacatTAATTGTGAGATATTCGAAGTCATCGAAGATTATTTGTCGGAAATGGACTTTCCATTTTATCTGGTTGGTGAAGAGGAAGGGTTTTTAACTAAGGATGATGTAATAAGTCAAATAGGGAAATGTaaactttataaataa